The DNA sequence TTCATAGCTCCTTTTCCCTCGGTGATGATATGGTAGATCTGTCCGTCTGAATAACCTTTAGCACTTGCAGATGTTAGTGCAGCCATTGGGCTTCCGTCAGACTGAGCCATATTCAAACGTGGAGCAGGACCTACTACGGTTCCGTTTCCTTGTCCTCTAACACCGTGACAAGGACTGCAATACGTTTGGTATTTGATCTCCCCTTTTTGAAGAGTAGCTAGATCTCCTTTGATAGGATTCGCAAGTCCCTTGTTTGGAAGAGCATCCAGAGATTGTGTCCAACCTGCATACTCATAAGGGAAATATCCCTGAGGAACCGCTCCCACCGGAGGAAGACGTAAGGAAGTATTATTCGGAAAATTAGAGTCCGCTTCCTGAGCTTCTCTTGCTGGAGAATCAGCCATATCCGGCATGTACTCCATAGGAGGAGTCTTAGACTCGCAGTTCCATAGTATCAAACCTGCGAGAGAAAGAGCAAAAATTCTTTGCAGTGAAATCATCAAAATTCTCCTATTTCACCGTCTCGACATGTTTAGAGCCGAGGCCTTTGATAAAGTCGGTCACTGAACCTTCTGAATAATTTGCAGAGTTGGAAGGGATCCAAAGTGCAAATTTGTCGGTAGTGATGTCCGGATGTAAAACCTTACGACCGGTTCTTGGAAGTTTAGCCAGGAAGAACAAAGCTGCTGCTGTGGAAAGTCCAGCCATGAACACTGTAAACTCGAATGTGATCGGAATATAAGCAAACCAAGCGTTGAAACTTTTTCCGGAGATATTGATCGGCCAATCGTATTTATGAGTTAAATACTGCATGGAGAAACCAACAGTGCATCCGAAAATTCCCATGAAGAAGGTTACCCAAGGAAGTCCGGAACGTGGAAGACCCATCGCATCATCCAATCCATGAACAGGATACGGAGTAAAACAATCGAAGTTGGTATAACCCTTCTCCTTTGTTTTTTGAGCTGCGTCTATGATCTGAGCTGGAGTATCGAATAATCCGAAAACTCCATGTTCTGTTTCTTCGAAAGTATGAAACTGTTCTTTCTTAGGAGTATACATTAATGATGACCTCCATCTTTATGAGGCATTACTGTTTTCACTTCCGCGATTGCGATTACCGGAAGTAATCTACAGAAGAGAAGGAACATAGTGAAGAAGATACCGAAGGTTCCGAGTAACATCATGAAGTCGTAAACCGTTGGAATGTATTTATCCCAGCTGGAAGGTAAGAAGTCCGCGTGTAATGTCATTACAATCACGAAACGTTCGAACCACATACCGATGTTTACGATGATGGAAACGATGAACATTACAGGGATACTGTTTCTAAGTTTTTTAGACCAGAATACCTGAGGAGCGAACACGTTACAGCTGAACATGATGAAGTATGCCCATCCGTAAGGTCCGAATGCTCTGTTTACGAAGGTAAATCCTTCGTATTCGTTTCCTGAATACCAAGCCATGAAGAACTCAGTGGAGTAAGCAAGACCCACGATCAAACCGGTAACCATGATCACTTTGTTCATGTTTTCCAAGTGTTTCATGGTGATATAATCTTTCAGTTGGAAGACTTCCCTTGCGATTACCATCAGGGTAACCACCATCGCGAATCCGGAGAAAATCGCACCGGCAACGAAGTAAGGAGGGAAGATCGTAGTGTGCCATCCAGGAACGATGGAAACCGCGAAGTCGAAGGATACGATCGTGTGCACCGAAAGAACCAGAGGTGTAGACAATGCAGCGAGGATCATCGCAACAGTCTCTAAGTGAGACCATGCTTTATTGGATCCAACCCATCCGAAGGAAAGAATATCATAAACTTTTCTACGAAGTGGTGTAGTTGCCCTGTCTCTCACAGCTGCGATATCCGGGATCAAACCGATATACCAGAAAACAAGAGAGATACTCAAGTAAGTGGAAACCGCGAAAGTATCCCAGATCAGAGGAGATCTGAAGTTCACCCAAAGAGGTCCTCTTTCGTTCGGATAAGGGAATAACCAGAATCCCATCCAAGGACGTCCAATGTGGATGATCAAAGTGGATGCAGCAGTTAATACCGCGAAGATGGTCATCGCTTCTGCAGCACGGTTAATACCGGTTCTCCATTCTTGGCGGAACAGATAAAGAACCGCGGAGATCAGAGTTCCCGCGTGACCGATACCGATCCAGAATACGAAGTTTACGATGAAGAATCCCCAACCTACAGGATTGTTAATCCCGAGGATATAAAGACCTTCGTATAC is a window from the Leptospira andrefontaineae genome containing:
- a CDS encoding c-type cytochrome; protein product: MISLQRIFALSLAGLILWNCESKTPPMEYMPDMADSPAREAQEADSNFPNNTSLRLPPVGAVPQGYFPYEYAGWTQSLDALPNKGLANPIKGDLATLQKGEIKYQTYCSPCHGVRGQGNGTVVGPAPRLNMAQSDGSPMAALTSASAKGYSDGQIYHIITEGKGAMKSYASQVLPEDRWKIILYVRKLQEYDRTAGK
- a CDS encoding DUF3341 domain-containing protein: MYTPKKEQFHTFEETEHGVFGLFDTPAQIIDAAQKTKEKGYTNFDCFTPYPVHGLDDAMGLPRSGLPWVTFFMGIFGCTVGFSMQYLTHKYDWPINISGKSFNAWFAYIPITFEFTVFMAGLSTAAALFFLAKLPRTGRKVLHPDITTDKFALWIPSNSANYSEGSVTDFIKGLGSKHVETVK
- the nrfD gene encoding NrfD/PsrC family molybdoenzyme membrane anchor subunit encodes the protein MPNAIKEALDIQPLVTGGKSVRDVTEDILKPVEAFPTSLWWKAFILALTITVIDLGIIGYLVYEGLYILGINNPVGWGFFIVNFVFWIGIGHAGTLISAVLYLFRQEWRTGINRAAEAMTIFAVLTAASTLIIHIGRPWMGFWLFPYPNERGPLWVNFRSPLIWDTFAVSTYLSISLVFWYIGLIPDIAAVRDRATTPLRRKVYDILSFGWVGSNKAWSHLETVAMILAALSTPLVLSVHTIVSFDFAVSIVPGWHTTIFPPYFVAGAIFSGFAMVVTLMVIAREVFQLKDYITMKHLENMNKVIMVTGLIVGLAYSTEFFMAWYSGNEYEGFTFVNRAFGPYGWAYFIMFSCNVFAPQVFWSKKLRNSIPVMFIVSIIVNIGMWFERFVIVMTLHADFLPSSWDKYIPTVYDFMMLLGTFGIFFTMFLLFCRLLPVIAIAEVKTVMPHKDGGHH